AGGGATGCGTTGGAGGATTTCCGGTATGGACAGGCCGGTTACCAGCATTTTTCCGTTGAAGAGTCGCATGACTTTGTGGGGAGCTTCTCCCACTGCGTCTACGATGGTGACGCTGTGGCCGGCTCTCTTCAAACTGGAAGCCACATAGGCTAAGCCCAGGGGGGGAGTTAAGGATCGTGTACTGGCATAGTAGGACACCAGAGTAGGTGGACGGACCAATGTGATGTGGGGCATACTCTTTTCTCCTTTAGTCGGTTATGGGATGTTATCCCATAGCCTGACACCCAAGGTTTTAATTAACTTGAGTTTTTCGTTTGGATAAGGTCTCATCTTGACATTTACTTCTACGATGAAAACATTAAAACTAAGTAGTTAGTAAAGGAGGGAGGCAGGGGAATAGAAGGGGCAGAAAAAGAATTTTACCTGGAATTCTTTTGTTTAATTCTCCTGTCTTCCCCTTAACTATCTTATTTTTGAAGGCTTAAAAAATCAGCCTTTTTTAAGCTTTGAAATTTTACCTGAAAGTATAAAAAGATCCTGTTAAAAATGTCAACAAAAAATAAATTTTCCCTGAAATTCTCCTCTATTTAATTTTTAAATTTTGCTTTAATAGCTTTTATTTTTAATAGATTAGGAGGGAATCGGTCTTTCCAAATTTTGAAATTCTCCCTGAAAAGGTGGGGAGGAAATAGGGGAGCAGGACTATAGATATGGACCAGACTCTCTTAAGGTATGTAAAGATTGCCTGTTATGGAATGGAGAAAGAAGATCCGCTGATATCCTGGTTACAACAAACAGGTTATCCGATTACGGTGGTCTCGGATAGGTTGACCTTACTCAGTTTCAATGAGCAGATGAAAGAGGTTTATTTGGTAGTAATCAAAGATCAGATCGATCTGCATGAAGATTTGGAGGTTCTGGGTCTTCCGGTTCTTTTGATTTTATCCCAGAAACCTCCTCAGTCCGATTTCCCGCCTTTCCTGGAGAATTCCATCTTTGATTTTATGTTTCTTCGGGGAGGCCCTTCGGATTTAGAGGAATTGCACTATCGCTTAACACGGCTGGTGGAGCAAAGTCGGGCTCTTTCCATTTCCGACGAATATCATTTTGATTTCTTGACCCGGACTTTTCGACATAAAGATCGGGATATTCTTCCGGGTAGAGGGAACCGGCTATATATGGCAATTGCCGTTCTGCGGATGCTGGTTCGAAACCGTGGAAAAGCCATCAGTAAGGAAGCTATTCGTCAATATCTGGGACCTCGTGCACCGCTACTGGCCATTATCAATGATCTACGGGTAGCCCTTCAAGATTATGACAGTGTTTATCTCCAGAAAACTTTTATTCAGTATAGCCGGGAAAATGGAACTTATACCTTCACCGGGCATGTATTATTTCCACAGAAGAAAGCTCTCGACGAAAACATTCGACGATTGGTAGAGGAAGCCCTGGTTAAAACCCTGCGTTCCCTTCCAATACGGCGGAAGTTAAAATATGTATTGGGAAAACTCAAGTATATTTTAATGACGGATCGGGCCGGGTTGTTCTGCTTTTCCAGGGAAAACAGGAAGTTGTGCCAGTTTATCGGAGACTATCGTATTTCCCAGCCGTCAAAGCGGTATGATCAGGTAGAAATAGATTTAGGTTCCTCTAACCTTTCGCCCAAGCTGGATGCACTTTATCGATACTTGTTGGAACCCAAGGATTTAAACTCTAATTTTTATGTAGCCTGTGAGATTCCACAGTGTGGAGCCGATTGTTGCATCTATGTAGGTCGTTCTAGAGAATATGAAATTTATCTGTTGGTAGATGATCTTACCCGATCACGTACTTTTAATCCCATTGATTTAAAATACTGTCGAGATATTCTCAGGCTAAGCAGCGTGCAGAAATTACTCAGCCAACTCTTAGTTCAGTGGGAGAGTGAAAAGAAATAGGCCTATCCTGATCATTCCCTTCGGAATAAAGAGCCTAAAATGCTTTGATAAGCTTCGCAGGGGGTCCAACACTGGGGACATTTATACTCCCAGATTTCCTTCTGGAGTTTTTGACACTTCTCAGAATTCCAGATTCGCGATAGATCATACCCGTTCTCTCGAATATCCCCTACCACGCGACTATACATCCCGCAGGGATAGACTTTACCAAAGGGATCCAGAAAGCAAGAGGATTTTAAAGAATGGCACCGAATCGGAGTTTTTCCGGTTTGAAGGTAGCTTTCTACCCGCTTTAAATATTCCCTCTCTAAAAAGGAAACCGGGTTAGTCGGCATACCTCGATGCCGTAGGTATTTTTTAACTTCTGTAATCAATTTTTCCTGATTTCCCTGATAGGGATCTTGATCCTCATTACTATAATAGTGTCCAGATACATGGGCGATATTAACGTGAAAATCCTCATAGGTAAGCCAGTCACACTCTCGCTTCGCCGCCTGAAAGGCTACTTCAATCTGATCGGCGTTGTAGGCGGATAAGGTCATCCCTAAAACCGTCTTGACTCCTGGAATCCCATGAAGTTGCTTAAAGGTTTCTATCTGGCGCTTCCAACCTCCTTTGATTCCCCGAACTTCATCATTAACCGTTTCATCTCCATCCATACTGACGGTAATGATCAGCTTTGGAGGTTTCCAGCCCATGATCTTTTCCACCGACGAGACAATTTTATCCGTTAAGTAACCGTTTGTTGGAAAGTGCAATAAGAGTAAGTTCTGACAGTTGGATAAAACTGCTTCCACAATACCCAGAAAATCCTTCCTCAGAAACACCTCTCCGCCGGTTAGATCTACCCATGAAAATTGGTTGGAGTTACGAAAGAACTGCTGAATTTCTTTTAACGAAAGCTCATTTACAGGCTTCTTTTGCCAGATATTGCAGGTCTTACAACGATAATTACACCAATATGTCAGAGCATAGGTGAGCTTATAGGGAAAGTCTAATCTCTTTAGGTTGGATACCAAGATATTTTTTGCAAGGGCTAGATAAGGTGATAACACGATGTTAAATGTCTCTTTATAACTTATCAGCTACAAAGGCACTGAAATCTCGGAAGACTAATCCTAGAAGATGGAGAAAAGCACTATTTTTTCATCCTGGCTACTTTTACCGCCCTTGATCTTCCTACCTTCAGGTCTTTATCGCTGAGAAGTTAAAAAATATTTTTGATCAAACTCCAGATGTATCGATACCATACTTTTCTCAACACAATAACCGATTTTCCATAACGTCTTGCATATTCATGGGTGGGAACCTCACCGACCCGGTACCCTTTTTTCAGACATTTCATGGTCATTTCCTGCTCAATGGTAGTAATGTTTTCCTTAAGATTCAAGGCCCTGGCCACTTCGGTTCGGATAGCTCGAAATCCATTCTGGCTATCCGTTAAGCGGACATTCCACCGGTAATTGATGGCTATTAAAATGAGATCGGCTCCAACCATTCGGAGAAGTTTCTGAATATCCCCGTGTAATTCATCGCTTCCTCCTCGTCCCCGGGAACCCACGACCAAATCGGCCTCATCGTCTAAGATAGGTTGGACCAGCCGGGGAATATCATTGGGATCATGGGACCCATCGGCATCTAGAAAAACCAGAATATCACTATCAACTTGTTGAATGGCCGTGCGGATCCCATCCCCTTTTCCTTTACCATGGTCCAGGAGAACCCGCGCTCCTTCCCTTTCGGCAATGACTCGGGTGTTATCGGTGGAATGCCCATCGACCACCACCACTTCGTCAACAAGCGGTTTGGTATTTCGGATGATTTCCCCGATGGTTTTCTCTTCATTTCGGGCCAGAATAACTGCGCAAATGCGTTTTTGCTGCATAAGTCAACCCCTTTCCAAGTTCCCATCCTAAAAACATTGTCTAACTTAATCCGCCTATTTCCTTTTATTTAACAGGATTCCTTTAACATGAGAGTAATTTAGTCAATGCTCTAAAAGAAGTCAAGAATTATCCGTGGGTTGGATCTTCTCTTTCTATAAAATTTTGATGGGGATTCTAAAACTTAAATATCCTGACTTTTTTAAGTTATTGAAAATCAAAGTGCTTAAACTATTCGGGTCAGAAGAAACAGAGAAAATTTCATGGGGAATTTCTTTTTCTGTTGACAGAGGATTTCTTCGATAATACTTTCTGCATGACAGATACCAGGTGTGGGACCGGGTTAGAAAGCCAATCGGTTAGGTTATAAGGAGTAAGACATGAAGTTGCTTTCTCATAAGGCTTTTTTAAAGCTTATTAATGCTCTCATCATTTTAGAATTTTCAGGCCTGTTGGTTCGTCATTTTATAGGTCCTATCTCTTTTAAATTTGTAGGATTTAAATTCAGCCTGACCAATTATGAAAAACCCCTTTTAATTATTACCGGGTTATGGATTCTCCGGCAGATCCTTGTTTACTTTCCTTTCCGAAAACTCCAGAAAACCCTCACCGGCAAAGGATATACCTACTATCTGGGAATCCTCATTATCTCCGCAGCCACTCTCCTGTTGGAAATTACCATGACCCGTATCTTTGCGGTTATTTTTTTCAATCAATTTGCTTTTCTGATTATCAGTACCGCACTGTTTGGCTTCGGGTTCAGTGGGGTTGTGCTCTCCATATCGCGACGCATTCATACCTATACTTTAGATAAATTTTTAACCTTTTTATCTTTAGCCTTTGGAGTCGGTACCCTGATAACCCTCAAAGTCGTAGTGGATGTACCTTTAAGATTTAGTGCTATTTCTCAAGAGCCTATTCAACTCTTTTATTTGACCGTTTATTATTTGGCCCTGGGAACTCCCTTCTTCTTCTCGGGAATGATCATAGCCCTGCTTCTCTCCCATCTGCCGAAGCAGGTAAATACCTTGTACTTCTATGATTTATTGGGAGCCGGGATCGGATGCTTTATTATGGTGTTATTGATTTCTAAACTGGGAGGATCTGGAACGGTCATTTTCTCTGCCCTGATGGGCTTTGCCGGCGCCATTTTTTTTAGTTTTTATACCCATAAAAAGTTCATTTTCCTGAGCTGTCTTTTTTTAGTTGCCGGTGCCTTTCTCCTTCCCTATGCAGATAAATATTTCGAGATTCAGGTCCATGAGATCAAACGAACCTTTAATTTCGATGTAAAGACAGGTAAAGTCGAATTCACACGCTGGAGTGCGGTATCTCGTGTAGATGTGGCCGATATGTTCCCTTACAAGATTATATGGATTAATGGAGGTACGAACACCGCTTATATGGTTCCTTATCGTGAAGGTGCCCCCCTACCGTCTCCCTCTGCATTGGCGCCTGTAGTTTATCGGCTCAAGAAGAACTTTGATATCCTTATTGTAGGTCCGGCAGGCGGTGCAGAAGTGCTAGAGGCCCTTTCCTACGGATCTAACTCCATAATCGGTGTGGAATTAGATCCCATCATTACAGATATTGTTCAGAACGAGTACAAAGCCTTCATAGGGAATATTTATGGCCGACCCAATGTAAAGCTTATCAATGATGAAGGGAGAAGCTACATAAGTCGAAGCAGGGAAAAGTTCGATATTATTCAACAGATTAATAATGCCTCCCCCATTG
The Candidatus Limnocylindrales bacterium genome window above contains:
- a CDS encoding glycosyltransferase family 2 protein, translated to MQQKRICAVILARNEEKTIGEIIRNTKPLVDEVVVVDGHSTDNTRVIAEREGARVLLDHGKGKGDGIRTAIQQVDSDILVFLDADGSHDPNDIPRLVQPILDDEADLVVGSRGRGGSDELHGDIQKLLRMVGADLILIAINYRWNVRLTDSQNGFRAIRTEVARALNLKENITTIEQEMTMKCLKKGYRVGEVPTHEYARRYGKSVIVLRKVWYRYIWSLIKNIF
- a CDS encoding radical SAM protein; the protein is MLSPYLALAKNILVSNLKRLDFPYKLTYALTYWCNYRCKTCNIWQKKPVNELSLKEIQQFFRNSNQFSWVDLTGGEVFLRKDFLGIVEAVLSNCQNLLLLHFPTNGYLTDKIVSSVEKIMGWKPPKLIITVSMDGDETVNDEVRGIKGGWKRQIETFKQLHGIPGVKTVLGMTLSAYNADQIEVAFQAAKRECDWLTYEDFHVNIAHVSGHYYSNEDQDPYQGNQEKLITEVKKYLRHRGMPTNPVSFLEREYLKRVESYLQTGKTPIRCHSLKSSCFLDPFGKVYPCGMYSRVVGDIRENGYDLSRIWNSEKCQKLQKEIWEYKCPQCWTPCEAYQSILGSLFRRE